GCGTCGTGTTCGTCTGCAACCTCGGCGATCGCCGCGACGTCACACAGGCGGATCAGCGGATTCGTCGGCGTCTCCATCCACACCATCGCCGTATCGTCGCCGACCGCGTCCGCGACAGTCTCGACATCGGTGGCGTCGACGAACTCGATGTCGACGTCGAGCTGGTGGTCGAACAGCTCCTCGAACATCCGGCGGGTCCCCGCATACAGGTCGTCGAACGCCACCAGGTGATCGCCCGGTTCGACGATCGAAAGCACCGCCGTCGCGATCGCGGCCGTCCCCGAGGAGAACGCAAAGCCCATCTCGCCGCCCTCGAGCGCGGCGATCTGGTTCTCGACGGCGTGTCGCGTCGGGTTCGACAGCCGGCCGTAGAGGAACTCCCCCGCCGACGGATCGACATCTTCCAGGCGGAGCTCTGGATCGATCCCCGGCAGCTCAAACGTCGACGACAGGTGGATCGGCGGCACCACGTCGCCGGCCGGCGACTCGGATCCGTCCAGCACGGCCCGGGTGTCGAATCGGGGTGTAGAATCCATGTACAAGCGTTTGTCGCCCCGTCGGTAATACGTTTTCAATGCTTACTAATCTGAAATAAATGTATTATACCCACGAGTAATCCGCAGGGTCGGATACTGTGGGACGTGGTGAGAGAACATGTAACTCAGAAAATGTTTATTTCGGTACTCTGTGAATTATTTCGTATGATCCCCGCGTTCACACCCGGGAGTCGCCAGGTACTGGTCGTCGTGCTCGTTGCCGCGCTACTGCTTCCTGTCGGCGTCGGCACCGTCGCCGGCCAATCCTTCCAGGGGGCTGCCGGCACCGTGGTCGTCGAGGAGGGGACGACCTACGAGCAGGTCGACGGCGTCGCCGGAGCCATCGTCGTTCGGGGGACGGTGACCGGCGACGTTTCCGGTGCGGCCGGGACGATTCACGTCACCGAGACCGGCGTCGTCGAAGGCAACATCGAGGCCGCCGCCGGGACGGTTCGGATCGACGGCACGGTCGAAGGGAACGTCGACGTCGGCGCGGGCACCGTCGAGGTCGGTGAGACGGCTCGTATCGGCGGAAGCCTCCAGACGGGTGCAGGGTACGTCTCGATCGACGGGACGATCGACGGCGACGTCCGCGCCGGCGCCGAGACGATTGCGGTCGGTCAGAACGCGGTCATCGGCGGGGAGTTCCGGTACGACGCCGCGAACTTCGAGCGTCATCCCGACGCGACCATCGAGGGGGACGTGATCCGCGATCGGGGGCTAAGCGGCACCTTCGGTCCCGGCTTCGGCGTCGGCTTCGACGGGTTCCAGATCCCCACGTGGGCGAGCGTGACCTACGGGTTCCTCGCGAACCTCCTTTTGGGCGCGCTACTGCTGTTCGCGTTCCCGCGGTTCTCCACGGGTGTCGCCGATCGCGTCGCGGGCGAACCGCTGAAGTCCGGCGGCGTCGGCCTGCTGACGCTGGTGGCGGTTCCGATCGCGCTCGTCGTCCTCCTGCTTACGGTCGTGGGGGTTCCGCTCGCGATCGTGGGCGCGATCGCGTTCGCGTTCGCCATCTGGATCGGCGTCGTCTACGGCCAGTACGCCGTCGGCGCGTGGGTCCTCGGGCAGTTGGGGCGGGACAACCGGTGGCTCGCGCTCGTCGTCGGTCTCCTCGGCTTCGCGCTTTTGGGGACGGTGCAGTATCTCGGCGGGTTCCTCGAGTTCATCGCGTTCCTGCTCGGCTTCGGTGCCCTCGCGCTGGGGCTCCGTGGCTCCTACCGGTCACGCCGGGATGAAGGGGAGTCGACGGGTCGGCAGGCCACGCTCGACGAGGTCGCGGGGGATTCCTGATCTTCGGGACTGCTCCCGACGCTTTTTGACGGTTCCCGTCGACGCTCCGCGTGATGACCGAGTACTCTCTCCCGGAGCCCGGTTCCGACGGGCTCTCCGAGATCGAACGGACGATCGGCGCACGCGAGAGCAGGCGGTCGTTTGCGGACGACCCGGTGGGGATCGAGGCGGTCGCGACGCTGCTTTGGTCCGTCCAGGGGTTGACGCACGAACGCGACGGCGTGCCGATGCGAGCCTCGCCGAGCGCCGGCGCGACGTTCCCGATGGTGGCGTTCCTCTCGGTCGCGCCCGGCGGGTGTGAGGAACTCGAGGCGGGGCTGTACCGGTACGTCCCCGACGAACACCGGCTGGACCCCGCGATCGAGGAGTCGATCCACGTGGAACTCACGGCGGCGGCACTGGATCAGGCAGTGGTTCGCGGCGCACCGGTCACGATCGCGCTCGCGGCCGACTACGACCGAACGACCCGACAGTACCCCGACCACGGCGAGCGATACGTCCACATGGAAGCGGGTCACGCCGCCCAGAACGCCCTGCTCGTCTGCGAGGCACGGGAATTGAACGCCTGTCCGGTCGGCGCGTTCGACGACGACGAACTCGCGGCGGTGCTCGACCTACCCGCCGATCTGGATCCGCTATATCTGGTCCCGTTCGGCGAGCGACCCGGCGGCGAGTAACGGATATTGCTCTCGGA
The Halalkaliarchaeum desulfuricum DNA segment above includes these coding regions:
- a CDS encoding bactofilin family protein is translated as MIPAFTPGSRQVLVVVLVAALLLPVGVGTVAGQSFQGAAGTVVVEEGTTYEQVDGVAGAIVVRGTVTGDVSGAAGTIHVTETGVVEGNIEAAAGTVRIDGTVEGNVDVGAGTVEVGETARIGGSLQTGAGYVSIDGTIDGDVRAGAETIAVGQNAVIGGEFRYDAANFERHPDATIEGDVIRDRGLSGTFGPGFGVGFDGFQIPTWASVTYGFLANLLLGALLLFAFPRFSTGVADRVAGEPLKSGGVGLLTLVAVPIALVVLLLTVVGVPLAIVGAIAFAFAIWIGVVYGQYAVGAWVLGQLGRDNRWLALVVGLLGFALLGTVQYLGGFLEFIAFLLGFGALALGLRGSYRSRRDEGESTGRQATLDEVAGDS
- a CDS encoding SagB/ThcOx family dehydrogenase, with product MTEYSLPEPGSDGLSEIERTIGARESRRSFADDPVGIEAVATLLWSVQGLTHERDGVPMRASPSAGATFPMVAFLSVAPGGCEELEAGLYRYVPDEHRLDPAIEESIHVELTAAALDQAVVRGAPVTIALAADYDRTTRQYPDHGERYVHMEAGHAAQNALLVCEARELNACPVGAFDDDELAAVLDLPADLDPLYLVPFGERPGGE